The Desmonostoc muscorum LEGE 12446 genome includes a region encoding these proteins:
- a CDS encoding PD-(D/E)XK nuclease family protein, protein MSTPDRPFASYHLWSLVAPASGQERWHCQMRRGFIKARQHEPQIKALLAKATAPQRIGILAQKGVYEFHNHRHLLTQSDGVEKVAQLLKLGNSSEQVRQRVLQILKKYHDAPLLLDKHIIQLTPGDEGFPKPIVIEQQDYCFRLYAAMDCVFIESDRTLHILDFKTGKSAFDRRQALVYLLAARYLYPGREAVASFYNLELSKKSDLISINNSELESLKFELANIAHKHQHDLQEYHHQTNNFSKIFPPNPGTHCRFCPFQSICEFSNQSSQSHPMPSLRTNT, encoded by the coding sequence ATGTCAACCCCCGATCGACCTTTTGCCAGTTATCACCTTTGGTCTTTAGTTGCCCCGGCGTCAGGGCAAGAACGCTGGCATTGCCAGATGAGACGGGGGTTTATCAAAGCGCGGCAACACGAACCACAAATCAAAGCACTGTTAGCGAAAGCCACCGCACCCCAGCGGATTGGGATACTTGCCCAAAAAGGCGTTTATGAATTTCATAATCACAGACACCTTTTGACGCAATCAGATGGCGTAGAAAAAGTTGCACAGCTACTAAAATTGGGCAACTCCAGCGAACAAGTCCGGCAACGGGTGCTGCAAATTTTGAAAAAATATCATGATGCGCCGTTGCTGTTGGATAAACATATTATCCAATTAACTCCCGGTGATGAAGGTTTTCCGAAACCGATTGTCATTGAACAACAAGATTATTGCTTTCGCTTATATGCGGCTATGGATTGCGTTTTCATTGAGAGCGATCGCACTTTACATATTTTAGATTTCAAAACTGGAAAATCGGCTTTTGACCGACGACAGGCTTTAGTTTACTTGCTGGCTGCCCGTTATCTTTACCCAGGGCGTGAAGCTGTAGCCTCTTTTTATAATCTAGAACTGAGTAAAAAATCGGATTTAATTAGCATTAATAATAGCGAATTAGAATCTTTAAAATTTGAGTTAGCTAATATTGCTCACAAGCACCAGCACGATTTACAAGAGTATCATCACCAAACTAATAATTTCAGCAAAATTTTTCCCCCGAATCCAGGAACTCACTGCCGCTTTTGCCCATTTCAATCTATTTGTGAATTTTCAAATCAGTCATCTCAATCACACCCAATGCCCAGCTTAAGAACTAATACTTAG
- a CDS encoding glycosyltransferase family 39 protein, with the protein MRKKFLRYWGISHTWLRFLIILLLVTGVLLRFVNIDRKVYWGDEVFTSLRISGYTLAEMNENLANGRLLNMQDLHKYQYPSPEKNVIDTIKGLALEESQVAPLYFVMARFWVEWFGNSVTVTRSFSVFISLLSFPSFYWLCQELFESSLIAWIAMALVAVSPVHLIYAQDARPYTLWIVTILISSAALLRAMRLKTRGAWTIYALTLPLGFYIHLFFGLVAFAQGIYVVIMERFRLSKTLINYFISLLVGIVSLVPWILVIITNPVEERLNWTDNKQTLLASVIRWVAIISRAFLDLGVAPNDSGPTKILLIPLILIISTLIIYSIYVTCRKTSQRVWLFVLTLSGSLVLPLMLVDFLFQKRYGTTRYILPSLLGIQLAVAYLFSTQIVSISTKGWQKKLSPLLGFIVIIFGVISCTLYSQANMWWSKVPEKYGEYPQIAEIINQSSKPLVIAGDNLKLQVISHQLDPKVQFQLSQIGLTREDKIPEITNGFTDIFLFEPSDFLKAGIERIYNSNLQQINKVFWKLTPKQ; encoded by the coding sequence ATGAGAAAAAAATTTTTACGCTACTGGGGTATTTCTCATACTTGGTTACGGTTTTTAATTATCCTTTTATTAGTCACAGGTGTATTGTTGCGGTTTGTAAATATTGATAGAAAGGTTTATTGGGGTGATGAAGTTTTCACTTCACTACGCATATCTGGTTATACACTTGCAGAAATGAATGAGAACTTAGCTAATGGTCGTTTGTTGAACATGCAAGATTTGCACAAATACCAGTACCCTAGTCCTGAAAAAAATGTAATTGATACAATTAAAGGTCTAGCATTAGAGGAGTCACAGGTTGCCCCATTATATTTTGTGATGGCTCGGTTTTGGGTAGAGTGGTTCGGTAATTCTGTAACAGTGACGAGAAGTTTTTCTGTATTCATTAGTCTCCTCAGTTTTCCTAGTTTTTATTGGCTATGCCAAGAATTATTTGAATCTTCACTAATAGCATGGATAGCTATGGCTTTGGTAGCCGTTTCACCTGTTCACCTCATTTATGCACAAGATGCACGCCCATATACTTTATGGATAGTAACTATCTTAATATCGAGTGCAGCACTGCTGCGAGCTATGCGTCTCAAAACAAGGGGGGCTTGGACTATTTATGCATTAACCTTGCCGCTAGGGTTTTATATTCATTTATTTTTTGGTTTGGTTGCTTTTGCACAGGGAATTTATGTAGTTATAATGGAACGCTTCCGATTGAGTAAAACATTGATAAATTACTTTATTTCATTGCTTGTAGGAATTGTAAGTTTAGTACCTTGGATTTTAGTTATTATTACTAATCCGGTTGAAGAAAGACTAAATTGGACAGATAATAAACAAACACTTTTGGCTTCAGTTATAAGGTGGGTTGCTATAATTAGTCGTGCCTTTTTGGATTTAGGTGTTGCTCCTAATGACTCAGGTCCAACTAAGATTTTATTAATTCCTTTAATTTTAATTATTTCAACTTTAATTATCTATTCAATTTATGTTACTTGTAGGAAAACTTCTCAACGCGTTTGGTTATTTGTCCTAACTTTGAGTGGATCTCTAGTGCTTCCCTTAATGTTGGTAGATTTTCTGTTTCAAAAACGATACGGTACAACTAGATATATACTTCCCTCTCTTTTGGGTATACAGTTAGCTGTTGCTTATCTGTTTAGTACTCAAATCGTATCTATTTCTACTAAGGGCTGGCAAAAAAAGTTATCGCCACTTTTAGGGTTTATAGTAATAATTTTTGGAGTCATATCTTGTACGCTCTACTCCCAAGCTAATATGTGGTGGAGTAAAGTACCTGAAAAATATGGAGAATATCCCCAGATAGCTGAGATTATTAATCAAAGCAGTAAACCACTTGTAATTGCTGGTGATAATCTAAAACTACAAGTAATTAGTCACCAACTCGATCCAAAAGTCCAATTTCAATTAAGTCAAATTGGGCTTACACGTGAAGATAAGATACCAGAGATAACTAATGGATTTACGGATATATTCTTATTCGAACCTTCGGACTTTTTAAAAGCTGGAATTGAAAGAATTTATAATTCAAATTTACAGCAGATCAATAAGGTGTTCTGGAAATTAACTCCCAAACAGTAA
- a CDS encoding glycosyltransferase, with the protein MSEVDSLLAIPSGNLQISDIESISQPIQLSLVIPTYKERENIQKIVTILSQVLDEFIPGDYELIVVDDDSPDRTWEVAQSLMHRYSQLQVMRRQDEKGLSSAVIRGWQAARGRILGVIDGDLQHPPEVLTQLLSEIQHGADLAVASRHIEGGGVSSWSLVRRLLSRGAQVLGLIILPSVVGRLSDPMSGYFMVCRSAISGATLNPVGYKILLEVVGRGRLPTIAEVGYVFCERKEGESKVTWKQYVEYLHHLLRLRFSRGRVGQFSQTVGFPIGRFLRFAVVGLSGVFVDMAVLYLLSDQTTLALPLTRSKIIAGEIAIFNNFLWNDAWTFGDVTVKQQEWHQRVKRFLKFNIICLAGLVLNVLVLNLVFNFLIPNRYIANLVAIAVATIWNFWVNLKLSWRVTQVKN; encoded by the coding sequence ATGAGTGAAGTTGATTCTTTGTTAGCAATTCCATCCGGGAATTTACAAATCTCCGATATTGAGAGCATTAGTCAACCAATACAGTTGTCTCTGGTAATTCCGACTTACAAAGAACGTGAGAATATCCAGAAGATTGTTACTATATTGAGTCAGGTGCTAGATGAGTTCATCCCTGGAGACTACGAACTGATTGTAGTAGACGATGATAGTCCAGACCGCACGTGGGAAGTAGCACAATCACTGATGCATAGATACTCACAATTGCAGGTGATGCGACGCCAAGACGAGAAGGGATTATCATCGGCAGTAATTCGAGGGTGGCAAGCAGCAAGAGGGCGTATTTTAGGGGTGATCGATGGAGATTTGCAACATCCCCCAGAGGTATTAACGCAACTCTTAAGTGAGATTCAACATGGGGCAGATTTGGCAGTAGCCAGCCGTCATATAGAAGGGGGCGGGGTCAGTAGTTGGAGCCTTGTCAGGCGTTTGTTATCTCGTGGCGCCCAAGTGCTGGGATTGATTATTTTACCAAGTGTAGTCGGCAGACTTTCCGATCCCATGAGTGGTTATTTTATGGTCTGTCGGAGTGCAATCTCTGGTGCGACACTTAATCCAGTGGGATACAAAATTCTCTTGGAAGTAGTTGGACGCGGAAGGCTGCCCACAATTGCCGAAGTAGGTTATGTATTTTGCGAACGCAAGGAAGGTGAAAGCAAGGTTACATGGAAGCAATATGTAGAGTACTTGCATCACTTATTGCGCTTGCGGTTTTCTAGAGGAAGAGTCGGACAATTCAGCCAAACTGTTGGTTTTCCCATTGGTCGCTTCCTCCGTTTCGCAGTGGTCGGACTGAGTGGAGTATTTGTAGATATGGCAGTGCTGTACTTGCTCAGTGATCAGACAACCTTAGCTTTACCCCTAACTCGCAGCAAAATCATTGCTGGTGAAATTGCAATTTTCAACAATTTTTTATGGAATGACGCTTGGACTTTTGGTGATGTTACAGTCAAGCAGCAGGAATGGCATCAACGTGTGAAGCGCTTTTTAAAGTTCAATATAATTTGCCTTGCTGGATTAGTTTTGAATGTACTGGTGTTAAATCTAGTGTTTAATTTCCTCATTCCTAATCGCTACATAGCTAACTTAGTTGCAATTGCAGTTGCTACCATCTGGAACTTTTGGGTTAACCTCAAACTCAGCTGGCGTGTAACACAAGTCAAAAATTAA
- a CDS encoding transglutaminase-like domain-containing protein, whose protein sequence is MSFVLPTLTASQMFGQKIIRPLTAATLCGIAFIKDRLIAIDSLKGHLLEIDPTSDNSKIINPHQVKEFTDVTGLAMWEDTLWVSRDRSVYLCKLNALGLEHFVTLPYPADGVAVWETTVYVSCQRLGYILIFDRESRKEITRFYAPGVGVENLAVSKDMLWICDRTEQTVYAMDRATGEVQFSVLTPFESPTGIAIHKDGDTGKESLYIAYASEEPYIRDNPNADPNHELTYRDRTFIHPLYYHYEPDKRYALSNGYLIEMSYAEEIAPLDEVYLPDVEWRIALPSETERQKVKHVEPIGLPFTEEVIDGQRVAVFKFDALTPGERHIFGWKALLEVRGIKYRITPKDVEDIPELSPELQSRYLVDDDDLAMDTTIVRRAAREAIGSETNLLRKMYSIRNYVYDELSYGIKPYIDTPDIVLERGVGSCGEYVGVLLALCRLNGIPCRTVGRYKCPPNSEHQGVPLQPDFNHVWLEFYVPNFGWLPMESNPDDVGHGGPYPTRFFMGLCWYHIEIGKGITFETVTSQGTRLTKEDIPIGDLAINHIRFTILKELPPPEKPDLLGVGE, encoded by the coding sequence ATGAGTTTTGTACTCCCCACTTTGACTGCTAGCCAGATGTTCGGGCAAAAAATAATTCGACCGCTTACTGCTGCTACCCTGTGCGGTATTGCTTTCATTAAAGATAGACTGATTGCCATTGACAGTCTTAAAGGGCATCTACTGGAGATCGATCCCACCTCTGACAACAGTAAAATTATCAATCCGCATCAAGTTAAGGAATTTACCGATGTCACTGGTTTAGCCATGTGGGAGGATACCCTGTGGGTGAGTCGCGATCGCAGTGTTTATTTGTGCAAGCTGAATGCCTTGGGTCTAGAACATTTCGTGACATTGCCTTATCCAGCTGACGGCGTTGCTGTTTGGGAAACAACCGTCTACGTCAGTTGCCAAAGGCTAGGCTACATTCTGATTTTTGACAGGGAATCCCGAAAAGAAATTACTAGGTTTTATGCCCCTGGAGTTGGGGTAGAAAATTTGGCAGTCAGCAAGGACATGTTGTGGATTTGCGATCGCACAGAACAGACAGTTTACGCGATGGACAGGGCAACTGGAGAGGTTCAATTTAGTGTTCTGACGCCCTTTGAATCGCCTACAGGCATAGCCATACATAAAGATGGCGATACAGGCAAAGAAAGTTTGTATATCGCTTACGCCTCCGAGGAGCCTTATATCCGGGACAATCCCAATGCTGATCCGAATCATGAGCTAACCTACCGCGATCGCACTTTTATTCATCCCCTGTATTATCATTACGAACCAGATAAGCGCTACGCCCTCTCTAATGGCTATCTCATTGAAATGTCCTATGCTGAAGAGATTGCACCCTTAGATGAGGTTTATTTACCCGATGTAGAATGGCGCATTGCCCTACCATCGGAAACCGAGCGTCAAAAGGTGAAACACGTCGAACCCATTGGCCTACCCTTCACCGAAGAAGTAATAGATGGGCAACGCGTCGCAGTATTTAAATTTGATGCTCTCACCCCAGGCGAACGCCATATATTTGGCTGGAAAGCACTTTTGGAAGTTCGAGGGATTAAGTATCGTATCACACCCAAAGATGTGGAAGATATACCCGAACTTTCACCAGAATTGCAAAGCCGCTACCTAGTGGACGACGACGACTTAGCAATGGATACTACCATTGTCCGCCGTGCCGCCAGAGAAGCAATTGGTTCTGAAACCAATCTGTTGCGGAAAATGTACAGCATCCGTAATTATGTTTACGATGAATTGTCGTATGGTATCAAACCTTACATTGATACGCCAGATATAGTTTTAGAACGTGGTGTTGGTTCCTGTGGCGAATATGTCGGCGTTTTACTCGCCCTATGTCGTTTAAATGGCATCCCTTGCCGCACCGTTGGCAGGTATAAATGTCCTCCTAATAGCGAACACCAAGGCGTACCTTTACAACCTGATTTTAATCATGTTTGGCTAGAGTTCTACGTACCGAATTTTGGTTGGTTGCCAATGGAATCCAATCCTGATGATGTCGGTCATGGCGGGCCATATCCCACACGCTTTTTTATGGGCTTGTGCTGGTATCACATTGAAATTGGTAAGGGTATCACCTTTGAAACTGTGACCAGTCAAGGTACGCGGTTAACCAAAGAAGATATCCCCATCGGCGACTTAGCGATCAATCATATTCGGTTCACAATTCTTAAAGAATTGCCACCTCCTGAGAAACCGGATTTGCTCGGAGTTGGGGAATAA